GGATGATTTCCCCGCCCAAGCTGACAATCAtgaatatttcaattttatttttcatttcaccttttcatatttgtttaaattttatttaCCAAAGAATCCCATTAGTTTTTCATTTTGAATGTGTGGGACAGTGCAGCATAGGCCTACCACCTAcgtgtattttatatattttttttttaccacaaattttataatttttttttaccatGAAGAGTTCATGAACCGAAGGTTAATTTTCAAATGGCCCCCATCCATTTCCCTTATCACCCAAAAGCAAGCATTCCTGCACACTCATTCTGAAGAATTGGCTCATTATTATACAATCAGCCAAGAAAATGTGGATGTTGTATGTGACAATATCGAATCCCTGAGGCATAATTTAATAACTGGTGTAGTAGAAGAACTTATTATGTCCGTTATGTGAACCCAGACATACCCCCAAGGGGCTAGCATGTCCTAGGAATAAAGGTCACACAGACGGAATTCGTGGTGGCCATGATACCCAAGTCTGGCTCATCCTTTGTCCTTTCGAAAGGTTACACACGGTAGGATATGCTAACGGTCACCCGATGTGTTGGAATGCTGTATGGCGGGAATGTTTTCAATTGGCGAATTCATACCTGAATTGACTCGGTCGATTTCAGAATTTGGCGCGAAAATGCGAGACAGCGTGACCCAGACTTTACCCCAAGGTCGCGATACACAAGGACAAAGGGGTTTTGGGTTTACACATTAGTCTATGGTTTGAAATAATAgtggtatattttttttcaaatcgcacATGGCAAAATAGCCTTCATTTTTGGCCGGTTGAATGAATCGAGTAATATGGATTTTGTTTTCCGCTGCAGGCTAGGCAAACACCATAATacacattcaaaaataaaaaatatttgtctTCTCAAACGGTTAATTATTTTATACAAATGTCCACCTGTCGTGAGGTGTTTTCATAATGTGGATAGTGCGTCCACAGATTTGCACAGATGTATTCCAACATTTGTGGTCTTCAGATAATCTTTGCCTGTCTCCTAGTCCTATAAAAATCGCTATAAAAACGGCCATACCCACCATCCACATAAAAAATGGTTCGgccaaataggcctaggcctatatatatatgggGCCTATAAAATAACATGCCCCTGTAGATCCTGGGAAAGTCCTGTAATACCAAAGTTGAATTTTTCCCCGGAGCCAATCGGGTAAAATTGAAAGATACAGGAGGCctattccccattccagaaaaatacagcgctaattttttttggattaaaaaaaaaatcctgttttgccaaatgaaacatcataatcctttagttagtctttaactggcaatgaaagtgaaattttaatacctggtcaatttttggaaataatagGGTCAAAAAccttttttcgtattctgtgacaatcaaacccagacttgaacaaagactatttttaagttatgcattctaatttttggaaaacacatttttagctaaatcataatcctttagttagtcttaataactggcaatgaaagtgaaattttaatacctggtcaatttttggaaatatagGGTCAAAACccttttttcgtattctgtgacaatcaaacccagacttgaacaaagactatttTTAAGTTAtgcattataatttttggaaaacacattttccaatctttttcataaccaaaaataatatattaatattaaaattatgagctatacagtctatactcaagattttgaatgcttatatTGTGCCAACTTCTAAGTCTActgggaaaatggtccaaaaacatgcaattttgcatgttttcttacaattattgtagtcacaaaattgtaagaaaacatgcacttAGAACTAACAAAAGGATAAGGATTAAATtaagctatatttcatttggcaaaacagaataatattttttaatccaaaaaattagtgttgtatttttctggaatgggcagtagataggcctattagccgtgtatttatgacaaaataagacattttacacgaatctgtaatttagatactgacagtatctaaattagctacatgaatTTGAATgaagcttcaacttcgtcagtataactgttttcttcgtttttgaaacgaatgaatctgcaagaaatttttggtacaatcataaacattatgtagccagaggtttccatataaaagtggtataaaaatctcaacgttTTTTGAAAAAGGtggtggggatgaggctgtggatcacgaaatgcccttttaaatttgaAGACAAGAAATTCGGAGTGTGTATAATAACAAATCTCGTCATAGATCACGCCTGATCAATTTTTGGCGCGTGCATTCAATATATCtttgaccccgtttacacagagagaagtcgacttcaattgcgacatcgaactcagattgcgactaaggattagcataCATTATTTCTTGACGGGGTGTTTACacggtagtcgacttcaaaacaaattatgaattcaaattttatgccatcacttgctcatgtttcaaattaccattatgaagtcgacttctaattacgtgttcgtttacactgcaaaagtcgaGTTTGAAGTCGACTTTGAATTCGACAAATGTTGCTCCGGGTCATCATTCGAAGTCGActtctgaagtcgagttcaaaatgcgacgaccctgtttacacacaaatgaagtcgagttcaaagtctgctaaagtcgacttcaggctctgtgtaaacggggtctttGTCTCATTCATTAACATGTTGACCCATGCTGACCTATCATAAAGAAATTATTGGCCAAAATCATAACACAGCTGTTCATGTCAGTCTCGGCACGCGACGACAACAACAGTTTCCTTTGTTGCATAATTGTCTTTAATACCTATAGGATTATATTTTTCATTGTCTGGTCTCAAATGTCTTTTGTCTATTATTAAAGATATGTTGAACTTTTTTCTCGGACAGGTGTATTTAGTGTAAAGTGAAGCAGCTTTAACCGCGTGTTGTCGCGTGCTCGACTCCTATCGACAGgtgcatatttttcaaacaaaatgtgtacaaatacaAAGAATTGATGCACCGACTTCTTTTGCAAGTAGAAATTTAGATTGTGTAAATTCAAACCAAAACTTTTGACAATCGGCAATAGATATAATACTGAAAAGACACCAACATAAAAACGGAAGTTataaaggcctaggcctatattcacGACAGAAAATGGATTGGATGATATTGCATTTCTAAACATTTTCCGATCTGAGCCAAATCAGTATAATTGCggtatttgtaatgtttgtttGATAATCATGCAGTGCTTGTCAAAATCACGATCTGATTGGATTGAGCTTCCCTATCCAAACCCACTTCCTTCCGTTTACTGTCCATCCACACATCTAATTCTTTATATCTATATGTGGTATACGCCGGGACTTGACGGTATTCCTTTGTTTTTCTAAATTTCTGATTTAGAGATCATCCGTTAATACAGCTAATTTAATCCCAAAATACACTAGCCCCACACGTTATTATACTTTTTACTAGAATATTTTATTTTAGGCCGTTGTTTTGGGGTTTTcactttttaaaaacttgtccAGAGATGAGGTCTTTGTTTTTTCTTTAACATGTTAGGATTAGAAtacgccccccccaaaaaaaagactTGGAAATGCCTTGTTAgacaaatcccaaaaattgaggggggggggggcaagaaccATACCAATGAATAAGGTCGGAACACATGTgtttttatgtcaaattattatCATGCGCACCGCGTAGAGCTGTAGGGaattcaaacaattttttgtctAAAAATGAATCAAATGAACCAGACTTCTTCATGCAGTCATATTATTTAGTGGCTAGACGGATCATTCGTATACTATTTTTATTTCCTTCTCCCAGATATGTTCCCGTTATATATGAATTTCGAACATTGGTCTATAAATAGGTCAAGACTCAAATCAAACACTTTGATTTGAGTCAAACAGACATGCATTATAAAACATCACTGTGTCAACAAACCATTTATTTAACAGGCCTAATATTTTGTTCAATGCTATGATACAGAGCTGAATGCCCAGAGTATGACGTCAATACCGGCGTCAATGTATATATTAAAAGGTGTGTTATGTTGATGATTTCTTATgattttgaccccaattttttcaaaatgcccaGCCCAGAATGGTCAATAGATTGGCACCTGACTTCCTTCTATCAAAATTCAATTTCTTTCTACACATAGCAGACGATTTATGGGaggcaagtaaaaaaaaaagaaaacagaaaacatAAAGTCCGATGTCAATAGACGAGGCATTGgaaatgcataggcctatatgatgaaTGAATCCATCATGATCCCTCAACAACATGTATatcaaataatatatataaaaatccCTATGCATTCAACTAGCCCTATATGACGTCGAAAAAAATGCATTGTCATGATATTTAAAGGACAATGCATTTTGTTCGCAAAATATGCAACCGAGATCCCGTGCTACCAAATCATGCTTGGCAACAGGTTGCACTTTTAGACTTTTTATTTGACACGCGGTGGTTTCGTGGCCCAAACTTCGTATATCTGTGTAACCATTGTTCACCTGACCCGGAAAGCTATGCAGATCGCTTACACCGACCCCGACCTGTGATATGAACTCAAGGCCTGGACTCAAGGTTTTGGACAAGATAATGTTAGGTAACTTCAATTTCATGATTCCTTTTAATATTGCTGGAAgtcgttaaggggtactacagccctggccaattttgtgcctatttttgcatttttctcaaaaattaaagcgcatAGGCGACaagaagtaagatatgtatattggggcaaggactatgaactactgcactgaaaattcagcaactcaaggcaagaagttactgatttattgatcaaatattggttttccctcatttttgactgtaactccacaactgttgtctgtgctgaaataaaatttccagtgcagtagttgtagtcttgccccaataatattacttacttgtcaccaatgcgctataatttttgagaaaaatgcaaaaataggcacaaaaatgggcaggggtgtagtacccccttaaacatgttaaacatgatCAATCGGCTCCGGAGCAGGCTACTACAACCTTTCAACAACTGTTGGGCTAGAGAAATTATAAGGATCAGACTTATTTACAGTGGCAActtgtgttaatgagtttccactgtgtTAACGTTCTGTATTCCTGCATTAAccttttaaaattagatttcatTCAGTAATGTTTACACAAATTTAGAACACTTGCACTATGTATCATCCGGACTGTTGGGTCTAGACCCACGGTGCATGGGTCTTGCCCTTCCTCTTCCCTCTGCATATTAAAGGTTCTAGTAAATTTGGTTGGTTTCtaatttaatttgacaccaaactAAAGGAATTATTTGGCAATGTCACTACTCAATgaaatgtgtacatgtatatattttaatcaaagacaaaattaaaactagtttgcatctgacgtcatggCAAAagcgctgtgattggttgctgatcaGCGCACTATGGcctttttggtctggttgacatgacatcatacgcaaactagtcttcaaGATGCCTCATAGGATagtacatcacagatattggaacacgtATCTGTGAGTCCAATCAGTACATACACTAACACTTCTGGTATTTTTACCACAAATCACTacattttttggagaaaaatatgagctttctgcCGATAACAATATCTCCATCTTGGTGAAGAGAAATATGGGGTACGACTACGAAGCTGTGGATCGGGCCCAGGACTTAAGTTTAAATACAACCagatacaaagaaacaatagagACTTGTCTTCATGTTGAAACCATATGGCAACGTAACATTTTATTGCATTCTTTCATAATATATAAAAATACAATCTGTATAATAATTTACAAATACATAAAACTTATGAGGTAATCAAAGAATTAAGTGCCTGAACATAAGCACAATAAATAGAATTTTGGTTACCTTTTACACAAGACCAGACGTACACAGAAAATTAAGTATTGTGAATTCCAACACCACAGTgctatattaaaataaaaacaccatacaatcatgattagcattaaaaacaaaattatgaaatcAAGCCATAATTGCAAACAaaaatcattgataaatatattatacTATAATTAACCTGTCCATGAGGTAACAATTTATCTTGAATCTTGACATTCCCATTCCTACAGGATTCCTTTTTAATAGGAGGTAgttattgtcaattcaaataATTGAGTGTCTGGGACACTATAATTTGTAATTTCCTTGACATTTTCTAGAGATTTTATTCATTAGAATATCCTCAAAATGTAGTTAATTTTGATTGCAATAATGCTCACATTTAACGTGTAAAAAGTGAATAGCAAACACTGACAATGTATTTGCCACATAAATTAAAAATAAGTTATATTATGATTTTTGAGACAACAAGCCATTGAAGAATTAGAATCTAGTTTACCAAAACACTACATTACACTGATTTAGAAGGTGCAGCCAACAATTCCAATTTGGACTAGCCACCCATGCCACTTCACATTTCACGAAACATTCTACATGCAAgtaaaagtcacatcaaaaacagccaaaaattaatatcaaaattCTGAAAATGTTTACGAAAAAGAAAAATCCAGGATTGAACTAGGCTTTGCCCAAAGACAAAGCAATTAGAGCTGGATTGGAAACTTAAATTGAACAGGCTTACACAAAATGTTCACACGAAGAGTCATACCTCGAAGAGCCGACAACTGATTTGAATAAATTAATTGGTAGCACCCTCTTAAAAACTGGTCTTACACAATTTCATTTTGCTCTCAATAAATACCATAAATTGAGACCCCTTTAAGATGAGGGGCCCATGTCACACAACATACTTAGATCCCCTAGTATAGAATATATAAAGGGGCTTGTTTTCATACCATCCAGCAAAGTGAACTATTGTGTTAGACCAGCATTCTTGCACATAAATGGGACCAAATCTGAAATGGGCAAAACGCTTTTGCTGCTTACAAATTAAGCTTGGTTTATCATTTTGGCCATCATCAGATTAAGCTATGTACTTGATATTGGAACTCGCCAACACCATGGCAATTATGAATGAAAATTTGCATTGACATTGCAGTATAAatgttacttaaataattatcttGTCACAGCCCCTATCTAGCATTATTGAAATGGAATTTAAACAATACctttaaattttacaattttgtattgaATTTTGCCAGCACCACCAAAAATTCAACCCtgctttatttaatttttaacctTCTCTCCCAACCCAATGAGTTTGAACTCGGATTGCAGTATTTGTGCGTTTTCAGCCTTTGGTACATgtactatgtaggcctacttggatCCAAAACCTTGCACACACTTCTTGCGGGGCTGTGACTTAGATTTTAAATATAGGCAGTAATATTGCACTTTTGAATTGTAACAAGGCCACATGAATGTGCATATATTCAATTGGCATAATGTCTCATGAAGAGATGCACCATCCCAGATCACTTGACACACACATAATATGATGGGAAGTCTATATCAAGGACCTATGTTAGCTTTCCACTATGACCACAGTACAATCTTCAATTCCAGAGTCTGTGCTACTGTCTACAATGTCTTCGGAGCTAAATGTCCTTGCTCCATGTTTGGACGGATTACACAAGTCTTCTTCGCTAGAGCTAGCACTGCTGAAAGAGCTGCTAGTGTTCACACTTTCTTCACTGCCCACTGATTGTCCACGAAGAGGGCATTGTGACATACAGTCAACTTTGGTGGCAACTTGCGATTTCTGCATCCATGGATGTTCCAAGATTTCCTCTAAAGTGAGTCTGTGCATAGGTTTTACTCTAAGCATTGATTTGATAAGATGTCTTAGAGATGGTGATACACCTTCACGGAAGAACAGTTCAGCACGACAAATTTCATCGTCCTTTTCAAATGGAATGTCCCCACAAGCCATATCAAACAGAAGTATTCCTAGTGACCACACTGTTGCAGAACGACCATGATAGCGATGAAACTTGATCCATTCTGGTGGACTGTAAACTCTGGTACCTGTAGAAGATAAAGAAAATGAAAAGGAGAAATACAATGAGTGCACATTCTTTATCACACACAGCTATGAATTCTTTGTTTTATAACCCCAAAAATTTATGAAACTAAATGTATAGGACTACTAAAAAGTGGGCACTGGGCATATCATGAGAAAAGGATTTGGAACAGTCAGAGCACAATGAATGCTCCGGGGCTTGGGTCAGGGAGCTTAAACAATCCAGACATTGAACTGAACCAATGGTATGTAACCGAGAAAAGGTCACTTCACTGTGAAAAGGTCACTTCACCTGCTAGTGCTAGTCAGCTCACCTTATTGATTCAATTGCATAGGAAAACCGTTAACAAAACCCTGGTCCCCTTGAGCACACAATTTCACAGGTTCAAATTTGAAACATCCCAATGAACTTACAGCAGTACAAAGGGTCACAGCATGGTCAACTTCAACTTAAAATCAGTTGGAAATATCCAATTTACTTAATTTAAAATACATGCTGTATCATGACACAGCTAGACACAAGTGACCACATCTCTTCACACCTAAATTGACATGGTGGCGACACCATTTCCTTGGCTTGGCAAAGTAACTATAAAATGAACTGCGATGCTTACCATCAAAATCTTTGTAGACTGTATCCTTCAAGAAAGCACCTGAACCAAAGTCAATAAGTTTAAGTTCTCCAGTTTTCAAGTCTACTAGAATGTTCTCATCTTTCAAGTCTCTGTGTACAACACCAACTTCATGGCATCTCATGGTTGTCTCCACAACTTGGCGGAAAAATTTGCGGCTTAAGTCCTCATCAAGTGGTCCGCTTTCTGTGATGAAGTCAAAGAGATCTTTGGTGCTTTCTGGACGTTACATCACAATGATAAAACTGTCTGGACGTTCGTAAAAGTCTAACAATTTGATGCAACCTTTCAAGTTGACGACCTTTCTCAACAGGGAAACTTCTAGTGGAACCTTTTGGCCATTTATCTGTGTAAAAGAGAAAATGTGAAGGAATATTTAGTACAAAttcaaattgacatgaaaagctACAAAGAGTGGTAAGATTAAACCGATATTCATGTCTGTCTTTTTGTAACATTCCAGACAGCAGCAGACTTGGCTATGGGCCAAATGCACAACGTTTGTGGCCTACACAGCAGCAGCAGCACAGATCAGTTTTTACCAAATTTAGTTCAGCTACATTACAGAGTGAAAAAATGAATCAAAACTTACTTGGCTCCAATCGTTGACTTTTTCTTTAGCCACGAGCTTGATTGCGACCTGAAATCATAAAAGACAACACAGATCGTTAGAAATGCAATGGAAGTTGATGCAGGCATATcattaacataataataaatagcGTAGTAAAAGGTGAACAAAAGGGCAAATGGCTCTAGTCCCATGTATGCAGGCGGCAGTCTGAGTACTTGCACATTTTCACGATTTCATGTAATCATTTAATTTTAGTACAGGTTTCACTTGTATTTTGTAGTTTTCACTCCCAAAAATATTAAGTtgcattttatgtgtaaaataccAAGCATTTCAACATTACATAATTTTTATAATGATATACTCATATAGAACTTACCGGCAAACCATCTCGTACACGGTTGCCAGCATAGACTGTGCCAAAGCCGCCACTCCCAAGCTGAAAACCAATGCAGTATGTCTTCTCGAAGGGCTCACGATCTTTACCTGTAAAATACAATGTGAAGAAAGATTAAGAATATGTCTAATGCTTTGCATGGTTAAGACAAGATATATCTTAAATAGCAGTTTGCAACACAACAAAATAAGACAACTCATAAACATTGTAAATGTTACGTTTCAAGCGATGAATTCAACAACCATTTCGATTCACAACTTACCAATTCGATCACAGGAATTTTGAGCCTTATTCTTCGCATTAATTGAGCATAAATCTGCAATCTGGCTGGTTAATTTGCGTGACAGATTCATCTTGATATGAAATCCTGAATCTGTATTCACATAACATAAGATCCGCAAAATAGCAACGATAAAATTCCAAGTTTATAAGTATCCACTCTATACGTGTTGAGCCAGTGCAAGCAACTGAAGTAATGCCGGTATTTGGCTAACAACCGTAGTAATATCGGGCGCGGTACGTACGTACATTCTTTGCATAGTACATGCCGGCCGGTAAAACCGCTTTACCCTCGCAACCACTGACATATCAATACGCACTGCCCACGGAttctttgtgtttttacatttctaacATGAATTGGGTaaagaaaaatgtctcaaaatataCTCGCGAGCAAATTGAAAACTATAATTCCCAAAGTTGGTTTTAAAATGTgcttttttcttaaccattattgagatttattttgttttgatcgcAGTAAGACAAACCGCATTACTCCGTTATACCAAAACACAACACCAGTTCACATGGGGAAACGAGTGAGATGTCAACAAACACTGCCCAATCAACCCACACCCAATCAGCATTCGCCATTCGGTCCCGCCTTTTCcaattgaccaatgaaatgtTCTAAATTTTGGTGTGCGATTAATGGACCGTGCATTTGAACAGCAGAAGGGTCAATAACCTATTTTAATCACAACCACTATTTTTCGCGCCATCCCTCATCTTTGCCCGACGGAGGGGCAGAACAAGAGATGCCTAACGTATATATTTCATAATTCATATGCGtctaaaaaaatgaaattaattattatttggcGCCGTGCTGAgatcaatatatatataatacatataataCATATAATTTTGAGCATAAAGTAGGCCTAAATAGCCTAAGGCCTAAATAATATATTGGCCCTAATTtcataaaatgtaaataatacaaataatataatgataataatactaGGACAGTTTCATGTCTTTGACAGACtttctaaaaatcaaaattattaatttattaatttgtttgtttatttatttatttatttatttatttatttatttatttatttatttatttatttatttatttatttatttatttatttatttatttatttatttatttatttatttatttatttatttatttatttatttatttatttatttatttatttatttaaagtgtTACAAAGCTAGAATTAAACCAAAAATATTTGGATACGTGCACATGTAAAACAGCGATAGCTGTGTCTTCATACGCGGAAACCATTTCACTCCGGCATGAGGTAGACAGTGGAGTGTCGACTTTTTGCCTAACTTTATGACGGAGTCTGACTGAACGGAGAAAAAGGTCATGGCGCATTTAGACACGCTGCGCTATTTCAACTTGCTCCTGCCCGGGGCTCCTGCAAGTTCTGCAACTGAGCTGCCCTATGCAactttctaaaaaaaaataaaaggaacaaaagaagaagaaaaaaccacTTATTTATCATTGAATGTTTACGTTTGAGGATAATTGAAGTCTTAATAATTATATTGAAGTTCAAAGAACATACCGTTAGGCCCCTATATGGCTTCATGCTAAGACATGAAAAACGGACCTAGAGCTTTTCTGCTTGCACATGTTTTCATTCTGCTGAATTTAGAATCAGGGATATAAACATGACCtaatatattttgttaaaaaataaaaaatattaatattgactgTTTTTCTTCCTAtgattttgttatttcttttgttccctgatcatgatcatgatcgtCAATCGTGATCTGAGACTATGTGTGTGCACAAAGGCCTAAACTAGAGGCCTAATCAGGCTATTAGACATAAAGCAGgctatttgatttaattccaatccCGGATACCAAATCCATATTATTAAATTCACtttactttcattattttcaaagattAATTAATTTCTCTCTTGAAaccatgaaaaaaagaaagaagttcCGACATTAAATGATGACATGTGCTagtaaatatgttttgtttatttgaatATTGACCGTTGCAAGAAGTTGCCGTAGCTCTATCGATTCAAATCACACGGCGACCGACGTTTACggtttgtttatatttttgctgGCAACAGTATATAATTGAGCATGTGACAATCTGCATTAACGAAAAGATCCCGTGTGTGACCGGGGATATTTCAATGTTTACATTTTGACGGTTGCAACGTGACCGACTGGATAGCTGCCAAATCGCAAACGGTGTGCGCACCATTAATTGCCGGGATTGTTACACCAATTATtcaacaattgaccttttcggtaaatcccataaccctttgcgagtacacctgagaactcgtcattttacgtcacgccgacttgcaatgcgcagtaacgatgttcgataaacgatgtgcgcatcggcgcagagcagcgtgacgcagaatgacgagttcttaggtgtactcgcaaaggcttatgggatttaccgaaaaggtcaattgcagaACAAAGAAGAACTGCGTTGTCATGTACAAAGTTCATTCATTCGTTTTTGTTTATTCGTCTTCGATAGGGCCTATGCAtacccagagaagatgagaagaaaccATCTTCTCTGGCATACCATTAACGTAGGAACCGGGGAAAGGGGATTTTGGTGCGGGCtgaaatacctttcagccccccccacaccgtcatcatccctatatcttcgtgttaaaaattgccgtgatag
The Amphiura filiformis chromosome 3, Afil_fr2py, whole genome shotgun sequence DNA segment above includes these coding regions:
- the LOC140149251 gene encoding LOW QUALITY PROTEIN: serine/threonine-protein kinase pim-3-like (The sequence of the model RefSeq protein was modified relative to this genomic sequence to represent the inferred CDS: substituted 1 base at 1 genomic stop codon), translated to MNLSRKLTSQIADLCSINAKNKAQNSCDRIGKDREPFEKTYCIGFQLGSGGFGTVYAGNRVRDGLPVAIKLVAKEKVNDWSQINGQKVPLEVSLLRKVVNLKGCIKLLDFYERPDSFIIVMXRPESTKDLFDFITESGPLDEDLSRKFFRQVVETTMRCHEVGVVHRDLKDENILVDLKTGELKLIDFGSGAFLKDTVYKDFDGTRVYSPPEWIKFHRYHGRSATVWSLGILLFDMACGDIPFEKDDEICRAELFFREGVSPSLRHLIKSMLRVKPMHRLTLEEILEHPWMQKSQVATKVDCMSQCPLRGQSVGSEESVNTSSSFSSASSSEEDLCNPSKHGARTFSSEDIVDSSTDSGIEDCTVVIVES